GCCTGATGCGTGACCTGGTGCGCTACAGCACCTACCAGAACAGCGCCGAACTGCTCAAGGACGACAAGGACCCACGCCGCCAGGAATACCTGCAGCGTTTTGCTGATCAGGAGGGACGCACCTTCCTTCTGCGCTTCTGGCGCAAGTATCAAGGCCAGCCGGAGCCGCAGCGCCTGGAGACGTTCATCAGCGGCCTGCGCCAGACCTCGGTACGATTAAGCGCCGTGCACCGTTACCTGCTGCCGCAGGCTGACGAAGCCACCTTCGCCGCTTTTCTACGGGCGCAACTGCCCCAGGAGAAACTCACCGACCAACGCATCGCGCGCCTGTATCAGGACTACGGCCCGGGCGCTTACAGCCTGCCGGATCAGGGCTATATCGCCCGCGTCCACCCGCTGGAACTCTGGCTGCTGGGCTACCGGATCAGCAACCCGCAGGCGACTTTCAACGACGCTGTAGCTGCCAGCATCGACGAGCGCCAGGAAGTCTATGGCTGGTTGTTCCGTAGTCGACACAAGAGTGCCCGCGACAGCCGCATCCGTATCATGCTGGAGGTCGAAGCCTTCTCCGACATTCATCGGCGCTGGCAGAACCTGGGTTATCCCTTCCAGTATCTGGTGCCCTCGCTGGCCACCGCGCTGGGCAGCTCCGGTGACCGGCCAGCAGCCTTGGCCGAGCTGATGGGTATCATCCAGAACGACGGCATTCGCCAGCCGGTGCTGCGCATCGACGAACTGCATTTCGCCGCCGATACACCTTATGAGACGCGAGTCGAACGGGATATACACGTCGGCAAGCGGGTGATGCAGTCCGAAGTGGCTGCGGCATTGCGCAATGCCCTCTCGCAAGTGGTGGAAGGCGGGACCGCGCGGCGCTTGCAAGGCACTTTCCAGTTACAGGACGGCCATAGCCTGACGCTGGGCGGCAAGACCGGCACCGGCGACAACCGCATCGAGAGCGTCGGCCCTGGCGGCCGGGTAATCAGTTCGCGCGCGATGAACCGCACGGCGACCTTCGTGTTCTTTCTCGGCCCGCGGCACTACGGCACCCTGACAGCGTTCGTACCAGGACGCGAGGCCGAACGCTTCACCTTCACCTCAGCGTTGCCGGTACAGGTGCTCAAGGGCATGGCGTCGATCCTTGCGCCCTACCTCGAACCCGGCAGCGCCACCCTGTGTGATACGCCGATGAGCCCACCACAGATCAGCCGCCGGTAATACCTGGTAACCACAGTGGCCGGCCCCCTGGCGAAACCCGGCATCGGATGTGCAGTCCATGGCTGCATTATCCGTTGCCGTTCATGAGTATGCCGATGCCCTCACCCTGGTTAGCCCTGCTGCGCCGCCGTCGCCTGAGCCTGATGTTTATGGGCTGCCTACTGGTATTGCTACCGATCGGCTGCGCCAAGCTGGAGCAGACCGAGCGCGAACTGGTGTTTCGTATCGAGCCCGGCACCGCCCGCTGGTTCAGCGGCCTGCCAGCTGGCGTCGAGGACGTGCAACTGCAATCCCCCGACCTCACTGCCGATGAGAGCCTGCATGCCTGGTGGTGGCCGGCTCCACGCAAGGATGCACCGACGCTGCTCTATCTGCATGGTTCACGCTGGAACCTGACCGGTCAGCTGTTTCGCATCGAACAGTTGCATGCCATGGGCTTCTCGGTCTTGGCGGTGGACTACCGCGGCTTCGGCGAAAGCCGTGGCGCCTTGCCCTCCGAGCGTAGCGTGTACCAAGACGCCCTGATCGCCTGGCAGCACTTGGTGCGCCTGCAGCCCGAGGCGAACAAACGCTTCATCTATGGCCATTCGCTAGGTGGCGCCGTAGCCGTCAACCTGGCGCACGAACTGGCAAGTGAAGAGGAAGCCGCGCAGGCCGCCGGCCTGATCGTCGAGTCCAGTTTCACCAATCTGGGCGACGTGGCGGCCGCGGTTACCAACACCTCGCTGCCGGTGCGCTGGCTGCTGTCGCAGGAGTTCGACTCGCTGAGCAAGATCGGCGATGTCGGCATTCCGGTGCTGATCGCTCATGGTCGCGATGACCGCTACGTACCGTCACGCTTCAGCCAGGCGCTGTTCGACGCGGCCAGCGAGCCCAAGCAGTTACTGCTGATCGACGGCGCCAACCACAACAACAGCCTGCGCATGGCCGGTAACAGCTACCGCCAGGCCTTGCGGGCTCTGGGGCTCGAACTTAACTGAAGTGCTGCAGATAGAGCTGCTCCACCTTGGCACGTGCCCAAGGCGTCTTGCGCAGGAAGGTCAGACTCGACTTGATGCTCGGCTCATGTTTGAAACAGCGCACGTCGACCTGATGGGCAAGACCGTCCCAACCGATGCGGTCCACCAGGGCGGTGAGAATCGCCTGCAAGGTCAGGCCATGGAGCGGGTCATTGCTGGTCATGAGAGCATCCGTTAACAAAAGTGCGCCTATCTTAGAGGCAGAAACGAAAAAGGCGATGACTGCCTAACAATCATCGCCTTCAGTTCAAGCCAGCAAGCTTACGCCGACTTGTACTCGCTCTCGGCCTTGTCGAAGCGGCTCAGCATCGACTGGCTCGGTGCCTGACCGATACGGCTGAAGATGACGATGGCCAGAGTGGCGAGAATGAAGCCCGGAATGATCTCGTACAGGCCCAGACCGATCCAGTTCTTCCATACGATCACGGTGGCAGCACCGACCAGCATACCGGCCAGAGCGCCGTTGCGGGTCATACCCTTCCACAGCAGGGAGAGGATCACCACCGGACCGAACGCAGCGCCGAAACCGGCCCAGGCGTAGGACACCAGGCCCAGTACGCGGTTTTCCGGGTTCGCCGCCAGAGCGATGGCAATCAGTGCCACCAGCAGCACCATGGCGCGGCCGACCCAAACCAGTTCGGTCTGCGAAGCGTCTTTACGCAGGAAGGCCTTGTAGAAGTCTTCGGTCAGCGCACTGGAGCACACCAGCAACTGGCAGCTCAGGGTGCTCATCACCGCCGCCAGGATGGCGGACAGCAGGATGCCGGCGATCCACGGGTTGAACAGCAGCTTGGCCAGTTCGATGAACACGCGCTCCGGGTTCTCGCCGACCGGACCAGCGACTTCCGGGTGCGCCGCGAAGTAGGCGATGCCGAAGAAGCCTACGGCTACTGCGCCGGCCAGGGTCAGGATCATCCAGGTCATGGAGATGCGACGGGCAGCCGGGATCGACTTGACCGAATCAGCGGCCATGAAGCGCGCCAGGATGTGCGGTTGGCCGAAATAGCCCAGGCCCCAGGCCATCAGCGAGATCACGCCAACGAAGGTCGCGCCCTTGAGCATGTCGAAGTTGGTCGCGTCGACCGCCTCGATGGCGACCATGGCCGGATCGAAGCCGCCAGTGGCGATCATCACCACGACCGGGGTCAGGATCAGCGCGAAGATCATCAGGGTGGCCTGCACGGTATCGGTCCAGCTCACTGCCAGGAAGCCGCCGATGAAGGTGTAGGCGATGGTCGCAGCAGCGCCGGCCCACAGTGCGGTCTCGTAGGACATGCCGAAGGTGCTCTCGAACAGGCGAGCACCGGCCACCACGCCGGAGGCGCAGTAGATGGTGAAGAACACCAGGATCACCAGCGCCGAGAAGATGCGCAGGATGCGGCTGTTGTCTTCGAAACGGTTGGTGAAGTAGTCCGGCAGGGTCAGGGCATTGCCGTTGTGCTCGGTCTGCACGCGCAGACGGCCGGCAACGAACAACCAGTTGAGGTAGGCGCCGATGACCAGACCGATGGCGATCCAGCTTTCGGAGATGCCAGCGACGAAGATCGCGCCAGGCAGGCCCATCAGCAACCAGCCACTCATGTCGGAAGCGCCGGCGGACAGTGCGGTCACGAAGCTACCGAGACTGCGGCCACCGAGGATGTAGTCGGAAAGGTTCTTGGTACGCAGATAGGCGATCAAGCCGATCAGCACCATGGCTGCGATGTACACCACGAAGGTGACGAGCATTGGAGTACTAGCTGTCATTTGGGGGGCTCCCGTCTCGTTTGTTGTTCTTGGGCACCGTGCCCAGCTTGGCAAAGCGCACCCGTTTTTGCGGATGCGGGCTCCGGTCTCTCTTCCTCGTCACACCGATGTCTGGTGCGCACGTTCAGGGGCAGATACCGGCGCAGTGAAATCTCCACCACTTCGTCACAGCATCGGCACGTGCCTGAGCACTTTCCCTGACCTCCCTGGCTTGCGCCTGCGGCCACCGAATCGCGTTACCACCCTACTTCGGCTGCATGCACTTCTATTATCGGTCTAGCCCAGCAAAGCTGGTCTGACCAATCGGCGCAGACAAAAACGGTCGTAACGAAAGTGAAGGGCGGAATTTAGTGGCAGACGTGAGCGGGCTTCTTGCTGAAAGCTCTGGAGTTTTTACAGAAATCTCCGACACGGGGAACTTCCGGCAAACAGCTGTTTCGGCCTTGTGCCGAGAACCTGATCGCTCGATCAGCCCCCGCTGGCCTGGCGAAAAGGCAGATAACTGCGCGCCTCCTCAGCGTAAACCCGCACGCCAGAGCGCTCCTGCTCGAGAAACTCGGCAACCGCAGCATGCAGCCCAGGATGGCAGAGATAATGCCAGGAGCGAGTGATGACCGGCTCGAAACCGCGAATCAGTTTGTGCTTGCCCTGCGCGCCAGCATCGAAGCGTTGCAGACCTTCGGCGATGGCCAACTCCATGCCCTGATAGAAACAGGTTTCGAAATGCAGCCGGTCGAATTCGGCCAGGCAGCCCCAATAGCGGCCGTAGAACGTGTCACCGTCGACCAGACTGAAAGCCATCGCCAGCGCACGACCATGCTGCGTGGCAAACACCACCCGAATCATCTCGGGCATACGTTCGGCCAGCAGGCTGAAAAAGTCCCGTGTCAGATAGGGCGCCTGACCACGCACGTGGTAAGTGTTGGCGTAGCAGTGATAGACGAAATCCCAGTCCGCCTCGCCCAGCTCATGACCCAGGCGCCTGTCGAATTCGATGCCCTGCCCCGTCACCTGCTCCCGTTCCTTGCGCATCTGCTTGCGTTTGCGCGAACTGAGCGTATCGAGAAAGTCCTGAAAATCACGATAACCACGGTTGTGCCAGTGAAACTGACAACCGATGCGCTCCAACCAGCCTTGCCGCTGCATCAGCACAGTGTCGCAAGCCGGGCTGGTGAAATTGATATGCAGACTCGACAAGCCTTCATCGCTCAATTCGGCTGCCAACGCATCGAGCATCTCGGCAGCCGCACCGGCGTCGCCGAGTAAACGCGCTCCGGTCACCGGAGAGAATGGCACGGCGCCCAGCAGTTTGGGGTAGTAGGCGATGCCGGCGCGTCGGCAGGCGTCAGCCCAGCCGTGATCGAAGACGTACTCGCCGTAAGAGTGCTGCTTCAGATAAGCCGGCAACGCTGCCTGGACCTTGCCGTGCCCATCGCACCAGAGCCGGTGCGAGGGCTGCCAACCACTGCGACCGCCAACGCTGCCGCTGTCCTCCAGCGCACTGAGAAAGGCATGACGCAAAAAGGGTTGTGGCTGCGCCAGCAGTCCGTCCCATACGTCCGCGGGCACAGCATGAAGCGAGTCGATGATGGTGAGGGCCATTAACTGAATCCCAGAAGCCAGACTGCAATATATCTCTAACAAGGCCCCAGCAAGATGACTGCCGGTTTATCAACCCACAACCCTAACGGGAGTCATCATGCGCAAATCCCTGCTCGCCCTGGGCATCGCCATCGGCCTCGCGGCCCCCTTCTCGTTCGCTGCACCAAGCATCGTCCATCCCTTTCATGCAGCACAGGCCGAGAACGCGCCGAATGAAGTGCACATGGCGGTGGAAATTCCCGCCGGCAGCATCACCAAATACGAGATCAACGAGGAGGGCCTGGTCTTCGTCGACCGCTTCCAGTCAATGCCGGTTACCTACCCCGCCAACTATGGTTCGCTGCCACGTACCCTGGGGGGCGACAATGACCCACTCGATGCACTGGTACTCACCCGCGAAGCGCTGCATCCAGGCGTGCTGATCAAATTCCGCCCTGTCGCAGTGCTGAGAATGATCGATGGTGGCGAGGCCGATGAAAAGATCATCGGCGTCCCCAGCAGTGATGTCGACCCGACTTACGACAAGATTCGCGATGTCGATGACCTGCCACTGATCGAGCGCCAACGTATCGAGGCATTCTTCCGCGTCTACAAGCAACTCCCGGAAGGCCGCAAGAAGGTCGAGCTGAGCGGCTACGGCAATGCCGCCGAGGCGCGACAACTGATCGAAGAAGCCATGCAGCGTTTCCAGAAGCAGAACCGATAGCCGTCTGGAAAGCGAAGCCCCAGCGGGTCTGGGGCTTTTTTCCGTTCGCTGTCACGTCCGGATATAAGCAACAAAAAAGCCCCGCCAATGACGGGGCTCAAGCAGGAGCAGAATCAGTGATGTATCAGAAAGCGTATTGCAGGCGCAGGCTCACAGCATCGCCATCGTCGTCGCCAGCAGCGTTGGTCACGTTGTCAGCCGACGCTTTCAGGTAGTTGGCGGAAACCTTGATCGCTTCGTTGGCGTACCAGTTCACACCGACAGTGTGGATCTTGGCTTTGGTGTCGATGATGTTCGACTCTTCGGCCTTGATGTTGTCGTAACGGTAGAACACTTCCCACGCACCGAACTGCTTGTTGTCCGGTTTGATGCTGTCGAACTTGCCACCATCGAGCTTGTAGCCGCGCGCTTCACCGGTCAGGGTGTAGGCGAGTTGAACGTTGTAGCCGGTGGCTTCACGGTCATCACGTGCAGAGCCTGACTTGGCGTCGATGTCACGACGCAGGTATTCGCTCTGAATCGAGAACGGCCCCGCAGCGAAAGCTGCCTCCAGGCCCCAGGCGCTATCACCGTCGAACTGGCCGGCGACGGCCGGAGCGAAATCAGGACGGTTGCCGTTCACACCGTCTTCAGTGGTGCCGCGCACGTTGAGGCGCGAACGGATGCGACCATCGAAGTCTTCGGTGCTGCGCTTGGCGTAGTTGACCCCGAAGTGCAGGACGTTACCGGCTTCGGCCATGGGGGCGAACACACCACGCAGGTTGTAGGTGTTGTTGTTCTTGCCGTTTACGTCTTCATTGCCCTTGGCACGGTTGAAGCCAGCCGAACCGTAGAACATGTCGCCAGCAACGCCGCTGACCTGCACGCCCATGCCGTCCTGCTTGTCGTTCACCCAGTCGGCCAGGTCATAGACAGCGGAACGCTCGATGGCAGTAATCCACTTGGAGCTGGTGGCTTTTTCGAGGCCGAAGTCAGGATCGAAGCGGCCGATCTTCACATTGACCGGTTTGAAACCGGTATAAGTGATCGAGGCCTCGTCCCACTTGCTGCTGCCGCTCTCGCCGAAGTCGACGTTGAAGGCGTATTTCCAGTCGGTGTAGGCAACACCGGAAATTTCCAGGATGGCGCGACGGAAGTAGGCTTCGTTGGCGGTATTGCCATTACGGGTATAGATGCCGTCGAACTGATCGAAGTCAGCCTGCAGACGACCACCGATCTTGAAACCGAACTGTTTGTCGGTAGTGGAAGCTTCAAAACCGCCTTTGGTCTTGATCACGATATCAGCGCCGTCAGTGGTGACGGTACCGGCGAAAGCCTGGGCGGAGACGGCCAGAGCCAGGGCGCTGGCTGCGAAACCGGCGAAGTGCTTACGGATCATCGAGGATTCCCCTG
The genomic region above belongs to Pseudomonas sediminis and contains:
- a CDS encoding alpha/beta hydrolase; translated protein: MPSPWLALLRRRRLSLMFMGCLLVLLPIGCAKLEQTERELVFRIEPGTARWFSGLPAGVEDVQLQSPDLTADESLHAWWWPAPRKDAPTLLYLHGSRWNLTGQLFRIEQLHAMGFSVLAVDYRGFGESRGALPSERSVYQDALIAWQHLVRLQPEANKRFIYGHSLGGAVAVNLAHELASEEEAAQAAGLIVESSFTNLGDVAAAVTNTSLPVRWLLSQEFDSLSKIGDVGIPVLIAHGRDDRYVPSRFSQALFDAASEPKQLLLIDGANHNNSLRMAGNSYRQALRALGLELN
- a CDS encoding VF530 family DNA-binding protein; translated protein: MTSNDPLHGLTLQAILTALVDRIGWDGLAHQVDVRCFKHEPSIKSSLTFLRKTPWARAKVEQLYLQHFS
- the putP gene encoding sodium/proline symporter PutP; its protein translation is MTASTPMLVTFVVYIAAMVLIGLIAYLRTKNLSDYILGGRSLGSFVTALSAGASDMSGWLLMGLPGAIFVAGISESWIAIGLVIGAYLNWLFVAGRLRVQTEHNGNALTLPDYFTNRFEDNSRILRIFSALVILVFFTIYCASGVVAGARLFESTFGMSYETALWAGAAATIAYTFIGGFLAVSWTDTVQATLMIFALILTPVVVMIATGGFDPAMVAIEAVDATNFDMLKGATFVGVISLMAWGLGYFGQPHILARFMAADSVKSIPAARRISMTWMILTLAGAVAVGFFGIAYFAAHPEVAGPVGENPERVFIELAKLLFNPWIAGILLSAILAAVMSTLSCQLLVCSSALTEDFYKAFLRKDASQTELVWVGRAMVLLVALIAIALAANPENRVLGLVSYAWAGFGAAFGPVVILSLLWKGMTRNGALAGMLVGAATVIVWKNWIGLGLYEIIPGFILATLAIVIFSRIGQAPSQSMLSRFDKAESEYKSA
- a CDS encoding GNAT family N-acetyltransferase, yielding MALTIIDSLHAVPADVWDGLLAQPQPFLRHAFLSALEDSGSVGGRSGWQPSHRLWCDGHGKVQAALPAYLKQHSYGEYVFDHGWADACRRAGIAYYPKLLGAVPFSPVTGARLLGDAGAAAEMLDALAAELSDEGLSSLHINFTSPACDTVLMQRQGWLERIGCQFHWHNRGYRDFQDFLDTLSSRKRKQMRKEREQVTGQGIEFDRRLGHELGEADWDFVYHCYANTYHVRGQAPYLTRDFFSLLAERMPEMIRVVFATQHGRALAMAFSLVDGDTFYGRYWGCLAEFDRLHFETCFYQGMELAIAEGLQRFDAGAQGKHKLIRGFEPVITRSWHYLCHPGLHAAVAEFLEQERSGVRVYAEEARSYLPFRQASGG
- a CDS encoding inorganic diphosphatase, with translation MRKSLLALGIAIGLAAPFSFAAPSIVHPFHAAQAENAPNEVHMAVEIPAGSITKYEINEEGLVFVDRFQSMPVTYPANYGSLPRTLGGDNDPLDALVLTREALHPGVLIKFRPVAVLRMIDGGEADEKIIGVPSSDVDPTYDKIRDVDDLPLIERQRIEAFFRVYKQLPEGRKKVELSGYGNAAEARQLIEEAMQRFQKQNR
- a CDS encoding OprO/OprP family phosphate-selective porin, whose amino-acid sequence is MIRKHFAGFAASALALAVSAQAFAGTVTTDGADIVIKTKGGFEASTTDKQFGFKIGGRLQADFDQFDGIYTRNGNTANEAYFRRAILEISGVAYTDWKYAFNVDFGESGSSKWDEASITYTGFKPVNVKIGRFDPDFGLEKATSSKWITAIERSAVYDLADWVNDKQDGMGVQVSGVAGDMFYGSAGFNRAKGNEDVNGKNNNTYNLRGVFAPMAEAGNVLHFGVNYAKRSTEDFDGRIRSRLNVRGTTEDGVNGNRPDFAPAVAGQFDGDSAWGLEAAFAAGPFSIQSEYLRRDIDAKSGSARDDREATGYNVQLAYTLTGEARGYKLDGGKFDSIKPDNKQFGAWEVFYRYDNIKAEESNIIDTKAKIHTVGVNWYANEAIKVSANYLKASADNVTNAAGDDDGDAVSLRLQYAF